One Fibrobacter sp. UWR2 DNA segment encodes these proteins:
- a CDS encoding helicase-related protein — MSRIYDNIDLKFAEGLKQLVSNSGVKRVDFCVGYFNLRGWGSIADLIDKLPGCEVYEKDEPVNRICRLLIGMQRTPEELVQGMYSASGQIPADTELVRKCKRQMAAEFKKQLVMGVPTSADEAALQKLSKQMKEGKVCVKLFARYPLHAKLYLAHRPDDSFNPIMAMMGSSNLTYAGLNANGELDAEFADRDDAKKFADWFDKRWEDNFCVDITEELIKIIDESWASEEDIPPYYIYLKTAYHLSQEARDGIKEYVIPPEFKHTLFDFQATAVKLAAKHLDKYGGAMIGDVVGLGKTITACAIAKVYEMRNSCSTAIICPANLIPMWKGYIKDYDLKADVYSNAKHLDYKNLKYYRLIIVDESHNLRNSDGARYKNLKDFIQYQNSKVLLLTATPYNKEYKDLSNQLRLFLPEEYDLGIKPEAYIRTLQGDREFSVKHPETFIRGVGAFEKSYEPEDWQELMRLFLVRRTRTFIKDNYAKTDDYGRKYLEFPDGTKSYFPERIPRAIKFKTVDNDQFSRLYSDEMMDMMGQLKLPRYGLSKYISPTKQKNANGTEQQILANLSKAGVRMMGFCRTNFFKRMDSSGLVFLISIHRHILRNAVYLYAIEKKLPFPIGAENALADNFLDDEDVENHTNDLFDESGSIFGDSLNFAGTVTEEKYKKAAQQIYERIVADKSSSVSWIDSGYFTPTLKRDLKADCTTLMNMLEYCGGWEPELDEKLNELHKLLTGEFKGEKAIIFTQFSDTAAYIAKQLQNRGIENVGCVTGDSEDPTAEVGKFSPISNKVENPLPIDQQYRVLVATDVLSEGQNLQDAHIIINFDLPWAIIRLIQRAGRVDRIGQKSEVIYCCSFFPSEGVEKLIRLKERLSNRIKENADVVGSDEVFFEGDETNIKDLYTEKKGVLDEEEDGEVDLASYAYQIWKSATEEYPGLKNIIPNLSNVIYSTKENSEDESKQGVITYAKTPSGSDMLMWMDIKKNIVTQSQKTILDALACDYDTPAVNPALDNHHELVKRSIKEMQSVKIPQGGILGPRFSTKNRLFTLLDTYCKDHEGTFFVTDDLKLSVDDIYNYPMYEEAKYILGQMLRRNASPEEIIATVVDFRNEDRLVIRGEENAAIKEPQIICSMGLKNKSR; from the coding sequence ATGTCGCGTATTTATGATAACATCGACCTGAAGTTCGCTGAAGGCTTAAAACAGCTTGTTTCTAATTCAGGAGTCAAGCGAGTTGATTTTTGCGTGGGCTATTTCAATCTAAGGGGTTGGGGTTCTATCGCCGATTTGATAGACAAACTTCCGGGGTGCGAAGTTTACGAAAAAGATGAACCTGTAAATAGAATTTGTCGTTTGCTTATCGGGATGCAACGGACTCCCGAGGAACTTGTTCAGGGCATGTATTCTGCATCGGGCCAAATTCCTGCTGATACTGAATTGGTCCGCAAGTGTAAGCGTCAGATGGCTGCTGAGTTTAAAAAGCAACTTGTAATGGGCGTGCCGACAAGTGCAGACGAGGCCGCCCTGCAGAAATTGTCCAAGCAGATGAAAGAGGGCAAGGTCTGCGTAAAGCTGTTTGCAAGGTATCCCCTGCATGCGAAATTGTATCTGGCTCACCGTCCTGACGATTCGTTCAATCCCATTATGGCGATGATGGGTTCTAGTAACTTGACCTATGCCGGCTTGAATGCAAATGGTGAACTAGATGCCGAATTTGCAGATCGCGACGATGCAAAGAAATTTGCTGATTGGTTTGATAAACGCTGGGAAGACAACTTCTGTGTAGATATCACCGAAGAGCTTATAAAGATTATCGATGAAAGCTGGGCTAGTGAAGAAGATATTCCGCCTTACTATATCTATTTGAAAACAGCTTACCACCTTAGCCAGGAAGCTCGTGACGGCATCAAGGAATATGTGATTCCGCCGGAGTTCAAGCATACCTTGTTCGATTTCCAGGCAACGGCGGTCAAACTTGCAGCAAAGCATTTGGACAAATATGGCGGAGCCATGATTGGCGACGTCGTGGGTCTTGGAAAGACGATTACTGCATGTGCCATCGCCAAAGTCTATGAGATGCGTAATTCCTGCAGCACCGCTATCATTTGCCCAGCAAACCTTATCCCGATGTGGAAGGGGTACATCAAGGATTACGATTTAAAGGCCGATGTATATTCTAATGCCAAACATCTTGATTACAAAAACCTGAAGTATTATCGCTTAATCATTGTAGATGAAAGCCATAACTTGCGTAATAGCGATGGTGCGCGCTACAAGAATCTAAAGGACTTTATTCAGTACCAGAACAGCAAAGTCTTGCTTCTTACTGCAACGCCGTACAACAAAGAATATAAGGATTTAAGTAACCAGTTAAGGTTGTTCTTGCCGGAAGAATATGATTTGGGCATTAAGCCCGAGGCTTATATCCGCACATTGCAGGGCGATAGGGAATTTTCTGTCAAGCATCCAGAAACATTCATTCGCGGTGTTGGCGCCTTTGAAAAGAGTTACGAACCTGAAGACTGGCAAGAACTCATGCGTTTGTTCCTTGTGCGTCGCACCCGCACGTTCATCAAGGATAATTACGCAAAGACTGATGATTACGGCCGCAAGTATCTGGAATTTCCGGATGGAACGAAGTCCTATTTCCCGGAACGCATTCCGAGAGCAATCAAGTTCAAGACAGTAGATAACGACCAGTTCAGTCGTCTTTATTCTGACGAGATGATGGATATGATGGGGCAACTGAAACTCCCTCGTTATGGCCTAAGCAAATATATCTCGCCGACGAAACAAAAGAATGCGAACGGAACTGAGCAGCAAATTCTTGCCAACTTGAGCAAGGCTGGCGTCAGAATGATGGGCTTCTGTCGGACTAACTTCTTCAAGAGAATGGACAGTTCCGGCCTTGTGTTCCTGATTTCTATCCATAGGCACATTCTCCGAAATGCAGTTTATCTCTATGCTATTGAGAAAAAGCTCCCGTTCCCTATTGGAGCAGAGAATGCCTTGGCGGATAATTTCCTTGATGACGAGGATGTGGAAAACCATACCAACGATTTGTTTGATGAATCGGGTTCCATTTTTGGAGATAGTCTAAATTTTGCGGGAACTGTAACTGAAGAAAAATACAAGAAGGCTGCTCAGCAGATTTACGAACGCATTGTTGCCGACAAGTCCAGTAGTGTTTCCTGGATTGATTCCGGCTACTTTACGCCAACCTTGAAGAGGGATTTAAAGGCCGACTGTACAACATTGATGAACATGCTGGAATACTGCGGTGGTTGGGAACCGGAATTAGATGAAAAACTCAACGAATTGCATAAGCTGCTGACAGGCGAATTCAAGGGCGAAAAAGCAATTATATTCACCCAGTTCAGTGACACGGCTGCATACATCGCAAAGCAACTGCAAAATCGTGGTATAGAGAACGTTGGTTGCGTTACAGGTGATTCCGAAGACCCCACAGCAGAAGTGGGCAAGTTCTCGCCAATCAGTAACAAGGTTGAAAACCCATTGCCTATAGATCAGCAATATCGAGTCCTTGTTGCAACGGATGTGCTGAGTGAAGGCCAGAACCTTCAAGATGCCCATATCATTATTAACTTTGATTTGCCGTGGGCAATTATCCGCTTGATTCAGCGTGCGGGTCGAGTGGACCGTATCGGTCAGAAATCCGAAGTGATTTACTGTTGCAGTTTCTTCCCGTCGGAAGGTGTGGAAAAGCTCATCAGGCTTAAGGAGCGCCTTTCTAATCGAATCAAGGAAAACGCCGATGTGGTTGGTTCCGATGAAGTTTTCTTCGAGGGCGACGAGACAAACATCAAGGACCTTTATACCGAAAAGAAGGGTGTCCTTGACGAAGAGGAAGATGGCGAAGTCGATTTGGCAAGTTATGCTTACCAGATTTGGAAATCTGCAACGGAAGAATATCCGGGATTGAAAAACATTATCCCGAATTTGAGCAATGTCATCTATTCGACCAAGGAAAACTCCGAAGACGAATCGAAGCAGGGTGTTATCACTTACGCAAAGACTCCGAGCGGAAGCGATATGCTCATGTGGATGGACATAAAGAAGAATATCGTTACGCAGTCGCAAAAGACCATTTTGGATGCGTTGGCCTGTGATTACGACACTCCTGCAGTGAATCCCGCGCTTGACAACCATCATGAACTCGTCAAGCGTTCCATCAAGGAAATGCAATCGGTCAAGATTCCGCAGGGAGGTATTCTTGGACCGCGATTCAGCACCAAGAATCGCCTGTTTACCTTACTCGATACTTACTGCAAGGATCATGAAGGAACGTTCTTTGTCACGGATGATTTGAAGCTCTCCGTTGACGATATCTACAACTATCCCATGTACGAAGAAGCCAAGTACATTCTTGGCCAGATGCTGCGCAGGAATGCTAGCCCCGAAGAAATCATCGCGACGGTCGTTGATTTCCGGAATGAGGACAGGCTCGTTATCAGGGGCGAAGAAAATGCAGCCATCAAGGAACCGCAAATTATTTGCTCTATGGGACTAAAGAACAAGTCACGGTAA
- a CDS encoding ATP/GTP-binding protein, producing MMNATVILKRILLENFKNVKRGEISLVRKDETGACIAGIYGQNGSGKTAIIEALVMLKHCLMGYPLEPGDGNYIASCINVDSESARLEFEFAIEDNDNETSYKVVYGFSIKKGNSENYAKLVIYNEKISYSSKSKDTATKFVDYIDTNSESPFVPKAKYDMLMGKDKNKKNALLVAKKMAEANTASFIFSKEMNDAIMPGETNSILARLAWYGARELFAIRTAVTGRISLNDMPLHISLDHATNHKSASLLIPLNRPTTIAIDILQVLERTIKSMNIVLPQIVPNLKVGLKILGRELMRDGLPGHIVQLTSCKEGHEFPLVMESDGIKKIISILSLLIDVYNNRSITVAIDELDSGIFEYLLGEILRVISEKGKGQLLFTSHNLRPLETLDKNFIVFTTTNPMNRYIRFSGVKTTNNLRDFYYRDIILGEQSEPVYESTNNSEIALAFKLAGGSNAS from the coding sequence ATGATGAACGCTACTGTCATATTGAAAAGAATTCTCCTCGAGAACTTCAAAAACGTCAAAAGGGGAGAAATTTCCCTGGTTCGCAAGGACGAAACCGGGGCCTGCATTGCCGGTATTTACGGCCAAAACGGTTCCGGCAAAACGGCGATTATCGAAGCCCTGGTTATGTTGAAACACTGCCTTATGGGATACCCGTTAGAGCCAGGTGACGGAAACTATATCGCATCCTGCATCAATGTCGATAGCGAGTCCGCCCGACTTGAATTCGAATTCGCCATCGAAGACAACGATAACGAAACTAGCTATAAAGTTGTCTATGGTTTTTCAATAAAAAAAGGCAATAGCGAAAATTACGCCAAGTTAGTCATTTACAATGAAAAAATTTCTTATTCGAGCAAGAGCAAAGATACCGCAACAAAGTTTGTCGACTACATAGATACCAACAGCGAATCCCCCTTTGTCCCCAAGGCAAAATACGACATGCTCATGGGCAAAGACAAAAACAAAAAAAACGCCCTGCTTGTTGCAAAAAAAATGGCCGAAGCAAATACCGCCTCCTTTATTTTCTCAAAAGAAATGAACGATGCCATTATGCCTGGAGAAACTAATTCTATTCTGGCACGTTTGGCATGGTATGGCGCACGTGAACTTTTTGCAATTAGAACGGCAGTCACAGGACGTATCAGTTTAAACGATATGCCTCTCCACATCTCTCTGGACCATGCCACTAATCACAAATCTGCAAGTTTGCTGATTCCATTAAACCGGCCTACCACAATTGCGATAGATATTTTGCAAGTTCTGGAAAGAACCATCAAAAGTATGAACATCGTCCTACCGCAGATTGTCCCCAATCTCAAGGTTGGTTTAAAGATTCTCGGCAGAGAACTGATGCGCGATGGTTTACCGGGCCATATCGTGCAATTGACATCTTGCAAGGAAGGCCATGAATTCCCGCTCGTGATGGAATCCGATGGCATCAAAAAAATCATATCCATACTCTCCCTGCTTATCGACGTCTATAACAACCGCTCCATCACGGTCGCCATAGACGAGCTCGATTCCGGCATCTTTGAATACCTGCTGGGCGAAATTCTCCGAGTTATTTCCGAAAAGGGCAAGGGGCAGCTGCTGTTCACGTCGCACAATCTGCGCCCCCTTGAAACGCTGGACAAAAACTTCATCGTATTCACTACAACAAATCCGATGAACAGGTATATTCGTTTCAGCGGTGTGAAAACAACCAACAACCTGCGCGACTTCTATTATCGCGACATTATCCTGGGCGAACAGAGCGAACCCGTTTACGAATCAACCAACAATTCCGAAATTGCACTAGCCTTCAAACTTGCCGGAGGTTCCAATGCCTCGTAA
- a CDS encoding type II toxin-antitoxin system HicB family antitoxin: protein MNYAAKIEKDKDMGFVVSFPDLPNVNAFGDTQEEALRQAKDALGGAMECDLDLGNTMILPKTMPDSDKGLYPVELSPRIEIAYKLFEARRGQKKSEVARRANITPQAYQRFETPKGSPSVETLYKLAHALGKQLVIKFV from the coding sequence ATGAATTACGCAGCGAAAATCGAGAAAGACAAGGACATGGGTTTCGTAGTTTCGTTCCCTGACCTGCCCAACGTGAACGCGTTCGGCGACACGCAGGAGGAGGCCCTCAGGCAGGCGAAGGATGCGCTCGGCGGTGCGATGGAATGCGACCTGGATCTCGGCAATACGATGATTCTCCCCAAGACAATGCCCGATTCCGACAAGGGGCTCTACCCAGTTGAGCTTTCCCCGCGAATCGAGATTGCATATAAACTATTTGAAGCGCGCAGGGGTCAAAAGAAGAGCGAGGTGGCGCGTCGCGCAAACATCACCCCGCAAGCGTACCAGCGTTTCGAGACTCCGAAGGGCTCGCCTTCCGTCGAAACACTCTACAAGCTGGCACACGCCCTCGGCAAGCAACTCGTAATCAAGTTCGTGTAA
- a CDS encoding GDSL-type esterase/lipase family protein produces the protein MPEKFTKWVACWGNATSITDRKEATYAKDLTLRYPIRACFSGSKLRFHFSNLTGTESVTISEAYVAKDSAAKDAPTKDAAQAENATEKNAPTPITFGGRTSGTIPAGEEILSDEIAFNVTAGETFDVSLYFADFTQMNAGTAITGPLSGGKYSYGNFAKAASLPDDLTRKTNWIYFLNTVDILTEEKNFALVCFGDSITAQDWPDYLTLRCAREGFNNVAIIRRAVSGTRILREYSCITYAAYGLKGATRFPIEMNVAGARAVIVQHGINDIIHPVGVEVNKFRPWSDMPTADDLINGVRTLYIMHARKLGLKVYSGTLLPIYGWRTYNENRDIIRIAFNTWLRTSPEFDGCVDFDMAVRGHDDPKRFAGGFDSGDHLHPSAKAYEAMAECVPEELLK, from the coding sequence ATGCCCGAAAAGTTCACGAAATGGGTTGCCTGCTGGGGCAACGCGACCTCCATTACCGACCGCAAGGAAGCGACCTACGCGAAGGACCTGACGTTGCGCTACCCGATCCGCGCGTGCTTTTCGGGCAGCAAGTTGCGGTTCCATTTTTCGAACCTCACCGGCACGGAGTCCGTTACGATTAGCGAGGCGTATGTCGCTAAAGATTCCGCGGCTAAAGATGCGCCGACTAAAGATGCCGCGCAGGCTGAAAATGCGACGGAAAAAAATGCGCCGACCCCCATTACATTCGGTGGCCGCACTTCCGGAACAATCCCCGCAGGCGAAGAAATCCTGAGCGACGAAATCGCATTTAACGTCACCGCAGGCGAAACATTTGACGTGAGCCTCTACTTTGCAGACTTCACGCAGATGAACGCGGGTACGGCAATCACGGGCCCGCTCTCTGGCGGCAAGTACAGCTACGGCAACTTCGCGAAGGCAGCAAGCCTCCCCGATGACCTCACGCGTAAAACAAACTGGATTTATTTCCTCAATACAGTCGACATCCTCACCGAAGAGAAGAACTTCGCGCTCGTCTGTTTTGGCGATTCCATCACGGCGCAGGACTGGCCCGACTATCTCACGCTCCGCTGTGCCCGAGAAGGCTTCAACAACGTGGCGATTATCCGGCGCGCCGTAAGTGGCACGCGCATCCTGCGGGAATACAGCTGCATCACGTATGCGGCATACGGCCTGAAGGGCGCCACCCGCTTCCCCATCGAAATGAACGTCGCCGGAGCACGCGCCGTCATTGTCCAGCACGGTATAAACGACATTATCCACCCGGTCGGTGTCGAAGTCAACAAGTTCCGCCCCTGGAGCGACATGCCCACGGCCGACGACCTCATCAACGGCGTGCGCACGCTCTATATTATGCACGCGCGCAAGCTCGGACTGAAAGTCTACAGCGGCACGCTCCTGCCCATTTACGGCTGGCGCACCTACAACGAAAACCGCGACATCATCCGCATCGCGTTCAATACATGGTTAAGGACTTCGCCGGAATTCGACGGCTGTGTAGATTTCGATATGGCCGTGCGTGGGCACGATGACCCCAAACGGTTCGCGGGCGGTTTTGATTCGGGCGATCACCTGCACCCAAGCGCAAAGGCCTACGAGGCCATGGCCGAATGCGTCCCCGAAGAACTGCTCAAATAA
- a CDS encoding DUF3392 family protein, with the protein MMQYIHQFANFLRLHMDSISVGLVATLLIIYGGHINGYFKKITKSLPFLGRFALFVLLCSAGYAFMSSQLVKLLKMFLYGQADLTLIGIIASAFILLAFAARSGKDI; encoded by the coding sequence ATGATGCAGTACATTCACCAGTTCGCCAATTTCCTGAGGCTCCACATGGATTCCATTTCGGTGGGCCTCGTCGCGACACTGCTCATTATCTACGGCGGCCATATAAACGGCTACTTCAAAAAAATTACGAAGAGCCTCCCCTTCCTCGGGCGTTTCGCATTGTTCGTACTGCTGTGCAGCGCGGGTTACGCGTTCATGTCGTCGCAGTTGGTGAAACTGCTCAAGATGTTCTTGTATGGCCAAGCGGACCTAACGCTTATCGGGATTATCGCTAGCGCGTTTATTCTGCTCGCATTTGCGGCGCGCAGCGGCAAGGACATCTAA
- a CDS encoding AAA family ATPase has translation MRPTRLVISAFGPYAEKTVIELDKLGTSGLFLISGDTGAGKTTIFDAISFALFGTASGSSRNASGDYAKHFRCLNATPDTPTFVDLTFAYAGREYRVVRNPEYERPKMRGDGMTKESASATFYYPEGSGKVGPASRTVSGDKAVTDAVRDIIRVNAEQFSQIAMIAQGDFLKLLLTTTDERIDIFRQLFKTDKFEKLQEAIKRQALELKNMCGESESFACVTVSHVSCDEKSAFASDIEAAKNLAAERRIADWSEFCDLLEKVVNEDSAAVDAMKNGLDGYAARMTAMNQELGKAQNIENARKSLDEAKKNHAERLPDLEPLTAALTAAEARRPECEKLQEEVTTLRNSLPEYGQLEEARSNIKVKEREFARAKESLESRKEDFEKRNSEIQKLEEEFKGLSDAGENKAKLDAQLESLKNRKNQLVQVGGTVKELDDAETALRDAQDEYLDADKEYRQSNDIYEAKNRAFLNEQAGILAETLEEGTPCPVCGSTAHPHKACKSVEAPTQAELEELKRNVAKLLEAWNTKAGKASKAKAARDAKREELGKKLAELFGECTVEECKEKIRAEFDSVKSQLAEVVAKLNAENVRAARKAELEKTLPEMKEQHERSRTENEKLAKDVAAAEAELVTQKKHAEDAAKKLPYAGKADAEKVIREKQDAVAGIQSAIKLATEKLNGCKENLKELEGQVKSLEGQLKDAPQYNLEELENKCKALADEQQALTQSWKTVSGRLEQNRRALKDIRGVAEKLGALLKKRAWVENLSDTVNGTLSGKDKMMLETYVQGAYLDRILRKANTRFLRLSNGKYELVRRGQASNKRSQSGLDLNVIDHTCGKQREVKTLSGGESFLASLSLALGLADEVQSSAGGIELDTMFIDEGFGSLDEEILRVAIDTLQNLAGSNRLVGIISHVEGLENRIDKNVRVQKDANNISRVKIEV, from the coding sequence ATGAGACCTACCAGGCTTGTGATTTCTGCATTTGGCCCGTATGCCGAAAAGACTGTGATCGAGCTGGACAAGCTCGGGACGAGCGGGCTCTTTTTGATTTCGGGCGATACGGGTGCCGGCAAGACGACGATTTTCGATGCGATTTCTTTTGCGCTTTTCGGGACGGCGAGCGGGAGCAGCCGCAATGCGAGCGGTGACTATGCCAAGCATTTCCGTTGTCTGAATGCGACGCCTGATACGCCGACGTTTGTGGACTTGACGTTTGCCTATGCGGGCAGGGAATACCGTGTGGTGCGCAATCCGGAATACGAACGGCCCAAGATGCGCGGCGATGGCATGACGAAGGAGAGCGCTTCGGCGACTTTCTATTACCCCGAGGGCAGCGGAAAGGTTGGCCCTGCGAGCCGTACGGTAAGCGGTGACAAGGCGGTGACGGATGCGGTGCGCGATATCATCAGGGTGAATGCCGAACAGTTCTCACAGATTGCGATGATTGCGCAGGGCGACTTCTTGAAGTTGCTGCTCACGACGACGGACGAACGCATCGATATTTTCCGCCAGCTTTTCAAGACAGACAAGTTCGAGAAGTTGCAGGAAGCCATCAAGAGGCAGGCGCTGGAATTGAAGAACATGTGCGGCGAAAGCGAATCGTTTGCCTGTGTAACGGTGTCGCATGTATCATGTGACGAGAAGTCTGCTTTTGCCTCTGACATCGAGGCTGCCAAGAATCTCGCTGCGGAAAGGCGCATTGCTGACTGGAGCGAATTCTGCGATTTGCTTGAGAAGGTCGTGAACGAAGATTCTGCCGCTGTCGATGCGATGAAGAATGGGCTCGACGGTTACGCGGCGCGTATGACTGCGATGAATCAGGAACTCGGCAAGGCGCAGAATATAGAGAATGCACGCAAGTCGCTTGACGAGGCGAAAAAGAATCACGCTGAGCGTTTGCCGGATCTTGAGCCGCTTACGGCGGCACTCACGGCGGCTGAGGCGCGTAGGCCCGAATGCGAAAAATTGCAGGAAGAGGTCACGACTTTAAGGAACTCGTTGCCGGAATACGGCCAGCTCGAAGAAGCCCGCAGTAATATAAAGGTCAAGGAGCGCGAGTTTGCGAGGGCCAAGGAATCGCTTGAATCCAGAAAGGAGGATTTCGAAAAAAGGAACAGCGAAATCCAGAAGCTCGAAGAAGAATTCAAGGGGCTTTCGGATGCGGGCGAGAACAAGGCGAAACTCGATGCGCAACTGGAATCTCTTAAGAATCGCAAGAACCAGCTTGTGCAGGTGGGCGGTACGGTAAAGGAACTCGATGATGCCGAAACCGCTCTCCGCGATGCTCAAGATGAATACCTCGATGCCGACAAGGAGTATAGACAAAGTAATGATATTTACGAAGCGAAGAATCGTGCTTTCTTGAATGAGCAGGCGGGCATTCTGGCCGAAACGCTCGAAGAAGGCACTCCCTGCCCGGTTTGTGGGTCTACGGCGCACCCGCATAAGGCTTGCAAGTCGGTAGAGGCGCCGACGCAGGCGGAACTCGAGGAACTCAAGCGCAATGTCGCAAAATTGCTTGAGGCATGGAATACTAAGGCGGGCAAAGCTTCCAAGGCGAAGGCCGCGCGCGATGCCAAGCGCGAAGAACTCGGGAAAAAACTTGCGGAACTCTTTGGTGAATGCACTGTTGAAGAATGCAAGGAAAAAATCCGTGCGGAATTCGACAGCGTAAAATCGCAGTTGGCCGAAGTCGTGGCGAAACTCAATGCCGAGAATGTTCGTGCGGCCCGCAAGGCTGAACTGGAAAAAACGCTGCCCGAAATGAAGGAGCAGCACGAGAGGAGCCGCACTGAAAACGAAAAACTAGCGAAGGATGTCGCGGCGGCCGAGGCGGAACTTGTAACGCAGAAAAAGCATGCCGAGGATGCGGCGAAAAAGCTCCCGTATGCGGGCAAGGCCGATGCGGAGAAGGTCATCCGCGAAAAGCAGGACGCAGTTGCCGGCATTCAAAGCGCAATCAAGCTTGCGACCGAAAAGCTGAATGGGTGCAAGGAGAACTTGAAGGAACTCGAAGGCCAGGTGAAATCGCTCGAAGGCCAGCTGAAAGATGCTCCGCAGTACAACCTCGAAGAACTGGAAAACAAGTGCAAGGCGCTCGCCGATGAACAGCAGGCGCTCACGCAATCGTGGAAAACTGTTTCGGGGAGGCTCGAGCAGAACAGGCGCGCGCTCAAGGATATTCGCGGTGTTGCCGAAAAGCTGGGTGCACTCCTGAAAAAGCGCGCGTGGGTCGAGAACCTTTCCGATACGGTGAACGGAACGCTCTCCGGCAAGGACAAGATGATGCTCGAAACCTACGTGCAGGGCGCGTACCTGGACCGCATCCTGCGCAAGGCGAACACTCGCTTTTTGCGGCTCTCCAACGGGAAATACGAGCTGGTACGTCGCGGGCAGGCCTCCAATAAACGCAGCCAGAGCGGGCTCGACCTGAACGTAATCGACCATACCTGCGGCAAGCAGCGCGAGGTGAAAACGCTCAGCGGCGGCGAGAGCTTCTTGGCTTCTCTATCGCTTGCGCTCGGCCTTGCCGACGAGGTGCAGAGTTCTGCAGGCGGAATCGAACTCGATACGATGTTTATCGACGAAGGTTTTGGTTCGCTCGACGAAGAAATCCTGAGGGTTGCCATCGACACGTTGCAGAACTTGGCCGGCAGCAACCGCCTCGTGGGCATCATCAGCCACGTGGAAGGGCTCGAAAACAGGATAGACAAGAACGTGCGCGTGCAGAAAGACGCGAACAATATCAGCCGCGTGAAAATCGAGGTGTAG
- a CDS encoding exonuclease SbcCD subunit D — MKFIHTADLHIGKIVCEHSMLDEQRHILARILEAVDSEKPDAVLIAGDVYDKPVPSAEAVAVLDDFLVELAARKVRTFVLSGNHDSAERIAFGGRLMEKSGVHVSQVYDGKFVPVTLSDSEGEVDVWMLPFVRPVTVRANLVTDEERDAVKDYTSAVKAALAQVHFTPGRRNVLLAHQFVTGAERSESEENVGGLDNVDATVFAAFDYVALGHIHKPQNVLKGDDGTVRARYSGTPLKYSLSEAVHKKSLTVVELSAGKNLIREIPLVPLHDVREIRGTFAEIVSPEFRNAQVAAGNKLDDFVYIKLTDENDVPDAAQKLRGIYPNLMMLAYDNERTRNHADVGVAESVDEKKPMELFGEFFEGRNGRPMKPEESEFVQDLISSIWGGNA; from the coding sequence ATGAAGTTTATCCACACGGCCGACCTGCACATTGGTAAAATCGTGTGCGAGCATTCGATGCTCGACGAGCAGCGGCATATACTGGCGCGCATTTTGGAGGCCGTGGATAGCGAGAAGCCCGATGCGGTGCTGATTGCGGGCGACGTTTACGACAAGCCGGTGCCGTCGGCCGAGGCGGTCGCGGTGCTTGACGACTTTCTGGTGGAGCTTGCCGCGAGGAAGGTGCGCACGTTCGTGCTGAGCGGAAACCACGATTCGGCGGAGCGTATTGCGTTTGGCGGGCGGCTCATGGAAAAGAGCGGCGTACACGTGTCTCAGGTTTACGACGGGAAATTTGTGCCGGTCACGCTCAGCGACAGTGAAGGCGAGGTGGACGTTTGGATGTTGCCGTTCGTGCGGCCGGTGACAGTGCGCGCGAATCTTGTGACCGACGAGGAGCGCGATGCGGTGAAGGATTATACATCGGCCGTGAAGGCTGCCCTCGCGCAGGTGCATTTTACGCCGGGGCGCAGGAATGTGCTGCTGGCTCACCAGTTCGTGACGGGCGCGGAACGCAGCGAGTCCGAAGAAAACGTGGGCGGGCTCGACAATGTGGATGCTACGGTTTTTGCCGCGTTTGATTACGTGGCGCTCGGCCACATACACAAGCCGCAGAATGTGCTGAAGGGCGATGATGGCACGGTGCGTGCGCGTTACAGCGGCACTCCACTCAAGTATTCGCTTTCGGAGGCGGTTCACAAGAAGTCGCTCACGGTGGTGGAACTGAGCGCGGGCAAGAATTTGATTCGAGAAATCCCGCTGGTGCCGTTGCACGATGTGCGTGAAATTCGCGGGACTTTTGCCGAAATCGTTTCTCCGGAATTCCGGAATGCGCAGGTTGCCGCGGGCAACAAGCTTGATGATTTTGTGTACATCAAACTCACCGACGAAAACGACGTGCCCGATGCGGCGCAGAAGCTGCGCGGTATTTACCCGAACTTGATGATGCTCGCCTACGACAACGAGCGTACGCGCAACCATGCGGATGTCGGCGTTGCGGAATCTGTCGACGAAAAGAAACCGATGGAACTTTTCGGTGAGTTTTTCGAGGGCCGCAACGGCCGCCCGATGAAACCGGAAGAAAGTGAATTTGTTCAAGATTTAATCAGCAGCATCTGGGGAGGTAACGCATGA